One window of Microcoleus vaginatus PCC 9802 genomic DNA carries:
- a CDS encoding ATP-dependent Clp protease ATP-binding subunit, with protein sequence MFERFTEKAIKVIMLAQEEARRLGHNFVGTEQILLGLIGEGTGVAAKVLKSMGVNLKDARIEVEKIIGRGSGFVAVEIPFTPRAKRVLELSLEEARQLGHNYIGTEHLLLGLIREGEGVAARVLENLGVDLSKVRTQVIRMLGETAEVAATGGGARTKTPTLDEFGANLTQMAVDGKLDPVVGRQKEIERVIQILGRRTKNNPVLIGEPGVGKTAIAEGLAQRIANNDIPDILEEKRVVTLDIGLLVAGTKYRGEFEERLKKIMDEIRTAGNVILVIDEVHTLIGAGAAEGAIDAANILKPALARGELQCIGATTLDEYRKHIERDAALERRFQPVMVGEPTVDETIEILFGLRERYEQHHKLKILDTALEAAAKLSHRYISDRFLPDKAIDLVDEAGSRVRLINSQLPPAAKELDKELRQVLKDKDEAVRSQDFDKAGELRDREMTIKAEIRAISQAKKTDSARTGETDPSPVVTEEDIAQIVASWTGVPVNKLTESESEKLLHMEDTLHQRLIGQEEAVKAVSRAIRRARVGLKNPNRPIASFIFSGPTGVGKTELTKALAGYFFGSEDAMIRLDMSEYMERHTVSKLIGSPPGYVGYNEGGQLTEAVRRRPYTVVLFDEIEKAHPDVFNMLLQILEDGRLTDAKGRTVDFKNTLLIMTSNIGSKVIEKGGGGLGFEFSDNQADANYNRIRSLVNEELKNYFRPEFLNRLDEIIVFRQLNKEEVKEIAVIMLKEVFGRLTEQGITLEVTEKFKERLVEEGYNPSYGARPLRRAIMRLLEDSLAEEILSGRIKDGDTAVVDVGEDGIVKVLQGQKRELLPQGAE encoded by the coding sequence ATGTTTGAACGCTTCACAGAAAAAGCAATAAAAGTAATCATGTTGGCCCAGGAAGAAGCTCGCCGCCTGGGTCACAACTTCGTAGGGACAGAACAGATCCTCCTGGGTCTGATCGGAGAAGGAACCGGGGTTGCAGCTAAAGTCCTCAAATCAATGGGGGTCAACCTCAAAGACGCTCGGATTGAAGTGGAAAAAATTATCGGCCGCGGCTCTGGTTTCGTAGCAGTCGAAATTCCGTTCACTCCCCGCGCCAAGCGGGTTCTAGAACTATCCCTAGAAGAAGCTCGTCAACTCGGACACAACTATATCGGCACCGAACACCTGCTGCTAGGCCTGATCCGCGAAGGTGAAGGAGTAGCGGCCAGAGTCTTAGAAAACCTGGGAGTAGACTTGTCGAAAGTCCGTACCCAAGTGATTCGGATGCTGGGAGAAACCGCAGAAGTCGCAGCCACTGGCGGCGGCGCTCGCACCAAAACCCCAACCCTCGACGAATTCGGCGCCAACCTCACTCAAATGGCGGTCGATGGCAAACTAGACCCAGTAGTCGGACGCCAAAAAGAAATCGAACGGGTAATTCAAATCCTCGGTCGCCGCACCAAAAATAACCCGGTGCTCATCGGCGAACCCGGAGTCGGCAAAACCGCGATCGCCGAAGGTCTCGCCCAGCGGATCGCTAACAACGACATCCCAGATATCCTGGAAGAAAAGCGCGTCGTTACCCTCGACATCGGCTTGCTGGTTGCCGGGACGAAATACCGGGGCGAATTTGAAGAACGCCTCAAAAAAATCATGGACGAAATCCGCACCGCGGGTAACGTGATTTTGGTGATTGACGAAGTACACACTTTGATCGGTGCAGGTGCTGCTGAAGGGGCGATCGACGCAGCCAACATTCTCAAGCCAGCCTTGGCAAGAGGCGAGCTCCAGTGTATCGGTGCTACCACCCTAGACGAGTACCGCAAGCACATCGAGCGCGATGCAGCCCTAGAACGGCGCTTCCAGCCCGTCATGGTCGGCGAACCCACCGTTGACGAGACGATCGAGATTCTCTTCGGCTTGCGAGAACGCTACGAACAGCACCACAAGCTGAAAATCTTGGATACAGCCCTCGAAGCTGCAGCCAAACTCTCTCACCGGTACATCTCCGATCGCTTCCTCCCAGACAAAGCAATTGACTTGGTAGACGAAGCTGGTTCTAGAGTCCGCTTGATCAACTCCCAACTGCCCCCCGCAGCCAAAGAACTTGACAAAGAACTGCGCCAAGTCCTGAAAGATAAAGACGAAGCGGTGCGTTCTCAAGACTTTGACAAAGCGGGCGAATTGCGCGATCGAGAAATGACGATCAAAGCCGAAATTCGCGCTATTTCCCAAGCCAAAAAAACCGACTCGGCCCGCACCGGCGAAACCGACCCATCGCCAGTAGTCACCGAAGAAGATATCGCTCAAATCGTGGCAAGCTGGACGGGCGTACCGGTTAACAAACTGACCGAATCCGAATCCGAAAAGCTGCTGCACATGGAAGATACCTTGCACCAGCGCTTGATCGGCCAGGAAGAAGCAGTGAAAGCCGTTTCCCGCGCCATCCGCCGCGCTCGCGTTGGTTTGAAAAATCCCAACCGCCCGATCGCCAGTTTCATCTTCTCCGGGCCCACCGGCGTCGGCAAAACCGAACTCACCAAAGCCCTAGCCGGCTACTTCTTCGGTTCCGAAGACGCGATGATTCGGCTGGATATGTCGGAGTACATGGAACGGCATACCGTCTCCAAACTCATCGGTTCTCCTCCGGGCTACGTCGGCTACAACGAAGGCGGCCAACTCACAGAAGCAGTCCGTCGCCGTCCTTACACCGTGGTGCTGTTCGACGAAATCGAAAAAGCCCACCCCGATGTCTTCAATATGCTTTTGCAAATATTGGAAGACGGCCGTTTAACTGATGCCAAAGGTCGCACCGTAGACTTCAAAAATACGCTGCTGATTATGACCTCTAACATCGGTTCTAAGGTGATTGAAAAAGGTGGCGGTGGTCTCGGTTTCGAGTTCAGCGACAACCAAGCCGATGCTAATTACAACCGCATTCGTTCTTTGGTTAACGAAGAACTCAAAAACTACTTCCGCCCCGAATTCCTCAACCGACTCGACGAAATTATCGTCTTCCGCCAGTTGAACAAGGAAGAAGTCAAGGAAATCGCGGTCATCATGCTCAAAGAAGTGTTCGGTCGTTTGACAGAACAGGGAATCACCCTGGAAGTCACCGAAAAATTCAAAGAACGGCTGGTAGAAGAAGGCTACAACCCCAGCTACGGAGCCCGACCCCTGCGCCGCGCCATCATGCGCTTGCTGGAAGACAGTTTGGCTGAGGAAATCCTTTCTGGCCGCATCAAAGACGGCGACACCGCTGTTGTGGATGTGGGCGAGGACGGAATTGTTAAGGTGCTGCAAGGTCAAAAGCGGGAATTGCTGCCCCAAGGCGCTGAATAA
- the lepB gene encoding signal peptidase I, translating to MTSEKNKLGTQVAENPPESWWQKAWKSQRENLQIVIIALSLAIVIRSVVAEPRYIPSDSMVPTLHVGDRVVVEKLSYYLEPPKTGDIVVFTPPEKLQEEGFTQDQAFIKRIIGLPGQTVAVKKGLVYLNDKPLVEKYIAEPPKYQWGPYRVPENEYFVMGDNRNNSNDSSRWGFLPKQNIIGRAVVRFWPLERIGEV from the coding sequence ATGACATCTGAAAAAAATAAGTTGGGTACACAAGTAGCAGAAAATCCGCCTGAAAGCTGGTGGCAGAAAGCGTGGAAGTCGCAGCGAGAAAATCTTCAGATAGTGATTATTGCTTTGAGTTTAGCAATAGTGATTCGATCCGTGGTCGCGGAACCGCGCTACATACCCTCAGATTCTATGGTACCCACTTTGCACGTGGGCGATCGCGTCGTAGTCGAAAAACTCTCCTACTACCTCGAACCTCCAAAAACTGGCGACATCGTAGTATTTACTCCCCCGGAAAAGTTGCAAGAAGAAGGCTTTACCCAAGACCAAGCATTCATCAAGCGGATAATTGGCTTACCGGGTCAAACCGTCGCCGTTAAAAAAGGTTTAGTTTATCTCAACGACAAACCCCTCGTCGAAAAATATATTGCCGAACCTCCTAAATATCAGTGGGGGCCTTATCGCGTCCCAGAAAATGAATACTTTGTGATGGGAGACAACCGCAACAACAGCAACGACTCCAGCAGGTGGGGATTTTTACCTAAGCAGAACATCATTGGCCGCGCTGTAGTGCGGTTTTGGCCTCTAGAACGCATCGGGGAAGTTTGA
- a CDS encoding DUF1825 family protein, whose translation MGFFDSEIVQQEAKLLFEDYQSLIKLGGNYGKFDREGKKMFIAQMESMMERYRIFMKRFELSEDFMAQMTVEQLKTQLNQFGITPQQMFEQMNSTLERMKSELEKQS comes from the coding sequence ATGGGATTTTTTGATTCAGAAATTGTTCAGCAAGAAGCCAAGCTGTTGTTTGAAGACTATCAATCTCTCATCAAACTAGGTGGCAATTACGGGAAATTCGATCGCGAAGGCAAGAAAATGTTCATCGCTCAGATGGAATCAATGATGGAGCGCTACCGTATTTTTATGAAGCGCTTTGAGCTTTCTGAGGACTTTATGGCTCAGATGACTGTAGAGCAGTTAAAAACACAGCTCAATCAATTTGGCATCACGCCCCAGCAGATGTTTGAGCAAATGAACTCAACGCTGGAGCGCATGAAATCTGAGCTGGAAAAACAGTCTTAG
- a CDS encoding penicillin-binding protein 1A, with protein sequence MSTNAVRNNTENSAPVFEFVQSVSKVTAGTILSMTMLASSVVAGGLVGLAISFRNLPDVRILQTYSPTETTHIYDINGKPLASIHDEANRDVVPLNQISPNLKRAVLAIEDSNFFTHKGINPGGIARALIVNLEKGRTVEGGSTMTMQLVKNLFLSPQSKFSRKVAEAVMSIRLEQILNKDQILQLYLNQIYLGHNLYGVETASRSYFNKSAGNLTLSEAAMLAGLISAPEEYSPFVNYKLAKERQEIVLNRMKDLKWITPAQETAARREKIKLGKITSFGGSQVPYVTQAVVQELTRRFGRDAVVKGGMRVQTTIDLKMQRIAEETVKAWHNRLYYQGLFYDREEGQIALAAVDPRTHFVKAMVGGVDYEKSQFNRAIQARRQPGSSFKPFIYYAAFASGKYSPDSVVYDSPVGYRDGDGYYYPQNYGGGFSGAVSIRRALEVSLNIPAVKLGQEVGLNKVIEICRVLGIRSPMEPVVSLPLGAVDLTPLEMAGAFATFANNGWHSDTTFIVQVTDSSGNVLLDNTPKPKLVLNSWAAASVNSSLQGVITSGTARAAQLGRPAAGKTGTTSSERDIWFVGYVPQLSVAVWMGNDNYRPMSYGATGGTIVAPVWRDFMSQALEGVPAESFKPASSFERP encoded by the coding sequence GTGTCAACCAACGCAGTCCGCAATAACACGGAAAACTCAGCCCCCGTATTCGAGTTTGTTCAGTCAGTCAGTAAAGTGACCGCCGGAACCATACTCAGCATGACAATGCTTGCCAGTTCCGTAGTCGCTGGTGGACTGGTTGGCTTAGCGATCAGCTTCCGCAATTTGCCAGATGTTCGCATCTTGCAAACCTACTCTCCCACAGAAACTACGCACATTTACGACATCAACGGCAAGCCCCTAGCCAGCATCCACGACGAAGCCAACCGGGATGTCGTACCCCTTAACCAAATCTCCCCGAACCTGAAACGAGCTGTTCTGGCGATCGAAGATAGCAACTTTTTCACCCACAAAGGTATCAACCCCGGCGGGATAGCCCGAGCTCTCATAGTCAACCTAGAGAAAGGGAGAACCGTTGAAGGCGGCTCGACTATGACTATGCAGCTAGTCAAGAACCTGTTTCTATCTCCCCAGTCAAAATTCAGCCGCAAGGTAGCTGAAGCGGTAATGTCTATCCGCTTGGAGCAAATTCTCAACAAAGACCAAATTCTGCAACTATACCTGAATCAAATCTACTTAGGTCACAACTTGTACGGCGTAGAGACAGCCTCTCGAAGCTATTTCAACAAGTCAGCAGGTAATTTGACTCTTTCAGAAGCAGCGATGCTGGCCGGCTTAATTTCTGCCCCCGAAGAATACAGTCCTTTCGTCAATTACAAGTTGGCAAAAGAGCGGCAGGAAATCGTTTTAAACCGAATGAAGGATCTTAAATGGATTACGCCGGCTCAAGAGACAGCAGCCCGCCGGGAAAAAATTAAGCTCGGCAAAATTACCTCTTTTGGCGGCTCTCAAGTTCCTTACGTAACACAAGCCGTAGTCCAGGAACTGACTAGGCGTTTCGGGCGAGATGCCGTGGTTAAGGGAGGAATGCGCGTTCAAACCACGATCGACCTCAAAATGCAGCGCATAGCCGAAGAAACAGTCAAAGCGTGGCACAATCGGCTTTACTACCAAGGGCTGTTTTACGATCGCGAGGAAGGTCAAATTGCCCTAGCCGCCGTCGATCCCCGCACCCACTTCGTCAAAGCAATGGTCGGCGGCGTCGATTACGAAAAGAGTCAGTTCAACCGCGCCATTCAAGCACGCCGCCAGCCCGGATCTTCTTTTAAGCCTTTTATCTACTACGCTGCCTTTGCTAGTGGCAAATACTCCCCGGATTCAGTTGTCTACGACTCCCCTGTCGGCTACCGCGACGGCGACGGCTACTACTACCCTCAAAACTACGGCGGCGGCTTCTCCGGTGCAGTCAGCATCCGCAGAGCTTTGGAAGTCTCTCTCAACATTCCCGCCGTCAAGCTTGGCCAAGAAGTCGGATTGAATAAAGTGATTGAGATTTGCCGCGTACTCGGCATCAGAAGTCCGATGGAACCGGTGGTTTCTTTGCCCTTGGGTGCCGTTGACTTGACTCCTTTAGAAATGGCCGGAGCTTTTGCTACCTTCGCCAACAACGGCTGGCATTCTGACACCACCTTTATCGTGCAAGTAACTGACAGCAGCGGCAACGTCTTGCTCGACAATACGCCTAAACCCAAATTAGTTCTCAATTCCTGGGCTGCGGCATCTGTCAACAGCTCCCTGCAAGGGGTAATTACCAGCGGAACGGCAAGGGCTGCTCAACTTGGGCGGCCGGCTGCTGGGAAAACTGGTACAACTTCTTCAGAACGGGATATCTGGTTTGTGGGTTACGTACCGCAGTTGTCGGTGGCTGTTTGGATGGGCAACGACAATTATAGACCGATGAGCTACGGTGCTACTGGTGGTACTATTGTCGCCCCTGTTTGGCGTGATTTTATGAGCCAAGCTTTGGAAGGCGTTCCCGCAGAAAGTTTCAAACCTGCTTCATCTTTTGAGCGGCCTTAA
- a CDS encoding tyrosine--tRNA ligase — protein sequence MRQPVSVTNSAALWQNMMDDRSPMITPNLSALYRGVSEIFPDRPDSSNPDENLAQLLAKVDRPLRVKLGIDPTGSDIHLGHSICVRKLRAFQDAGHTAVLLIGDFTARIGDPTGKSEMRTQLTAEQVAENAKTYLDQVRPILDFDTPGRLEVRYNSEWLSKLDLAKILELLGTMTVQQMLAKEGFDNRMQQENPIYLHEFLYPLMQGYDSVALEADVELGGTDQKFNLAVGRDLQRHFGMKPQFGLLMPILIGTDGVQKMSKSLGNYVGLSEDPLTMYSKLEKIADSSIAQYFELLTDLPLDELPENPREKQKLLAVDVVRQYRGSEAADRAQQDAIALVKGAAGQADAVPEFSLASVQFPAKLFYILSASGLCKSSGDARKLMQGGGVKLEGDRVSDVNLTFESPADLGGKVLQVGKNKFVRLVS from the coding sequence ATGCGTCAACCAGTGAGTGTAACTAATTCTGCTGCACTTTGGCAAAATATGATGGACGATCGCTCCCCGATGATAACTCCTAACCTTTCAGCGCTTTACCGCGGCGTCAGCGAGATTTTTCCAGATCGACCTGATTCTAGCAACCCTGACGAAAATTTAGCCCAACTGCTGGCAAAAGTCGATCGACCGTTGCGCGTCAAACTCGGAATTGACCCGACAGGGAGTGACATTCACTTGGGCCACAGCATTTGCGTCCGCAAGCTGCGAGCTTTTCAGGATGCCGGTCACACAGCCGTACTGCTGATCGGAGATTTTACCGCAAGAATTGGCGATCCGACAGGGAAATCCGAGATGCGAACCCAGTTGACGGCCGAACAAGTGGCGGAAAATGCCAAGACTTATTTAGACCAAGTGCGTCCGATTCTAGATTTTGACACACCCGGGCGTTTGGAAGTTCGCTATAACTCCGAGTGGTTGTCAAAATTGGACTTGGCGAAGATTTTGGAACTGCTGGGGACGATGACGGTGCAGCAGATGCTCGCTAAAGAGGGATTTGATAACAGGATGCAGCAGGAAAATCCAATTTATCTGCATGAGTTTCTGTATCCACTAATGCAGGGTTACGATTCGGTGGCTTTGGAAGCGGATGTTGAGTTGGGGGGAACTGACCAAAAGTTTAATCTTGCGGTGGGAAGAGATTTGCAGCGACATTTTGGGATGAAACCGCAGTTTGGTTTGCTGATGCCGATTTTGATCGGGACTGACGGGGTGCAAAAGATGTCGAAATCCTTGGGCAATTATGTGGGTTTGTCGGAAGACCCGCTGACTATGTATTCTAAGTTGGAGAAAATTGCTGATAGTTCGATCGCCCAATATTTTGAACTATTGACAGATTTGCCACTTGATGAATTGCCAGAAAATCCGCGAGAAAAACAGAAACTTTTGGCTGTGGACGTGGTGCGCCAGTATCGCGGTTCGGAAGCGGCCGATCGCGCACAACAAGATGCAATTGCGCTGGTTAAAGGTGCCGCGGGACAAGCTGATGCAGTGCCCGAGTTTTCTTTAGCAAGTGTGCAGTTTCCGGCTAAGTTGTTTTATATTCTGAGTGCTAGCGGGCTTTGTAAAAGTAGCGGCGATGCCAGGAAGTTGATGCAGGGCGGCGGGGTGAAGTTGGAGGGCGATCGGGTTTCTGATGTTAATCTTA